Sequence from the Paeniglutamicibacter cryotolerans genome:
CATGACGGGCCTATCGGGCTGTGGGGGCATGCTCCAAGAATACGGCAGGCGCATGCACTTACGGGCCTGTGTCGACGTACTCGCCGCACTGATGCAGGGGCGTCTCGTACGGAACAGCCCTGGCGGGATGGGAGGCATCATCCGCCGGTCGCCGCCGCGGTCGTTCGTCTCGTCGCCGGTGACAGTTCCCAAGTGAAAACGACAAACACGGACCCCTCATCTGCACCATTCTGTTTTCAGTGCGCCACCTGCCGGTCCTATGCAGGACACAAACTTCAATCGCTACGAAGCCTTGAACCGACTATGGCTTCAGCCTCCGACCAACGACTTCCAATGCGTGTTAGATTCGGCTTTACCGACAGTGAAAGGCCTAATCATGAGCCCAATAATTCGTCTGGTGAGTTTTGCCGACAGTGACAACGCAACCACCGGTGAAACAGTAGAAGTGTCGGTGCGGCATGAGGCCGAACTCGACAACGGAAAGCTGGTTTTGCTTTTGAATGACCGCGGGTGGTGTTCCAGCGGTCATTGGTCCGAAGTCCGGCAGCAGGAGATCGAGGAAACGGTCCGCGTTGTTGTGGGACCCGATGAGCCCTATGGCGAGGAGAACGTAGAAGAAGCAATAACCGGACACTGGGCCTACATACAAGATATCCTGACCCAGCAGGGAATCGAGGTCAGGGTTTCTGAGTTACGGGAAATGCAGCATGACGTGGTGCTCAGCAAGCGACTCCAGGATCGCCTAGGCATTGGCAACAACCATTCAGGCTGAGCCAGCCCTACCCGGACATCTGGCGGCGTTCTAAAAGCGCGCACGTTCGCCAGATCAACGCCCGGTAAAGGTTCCTGCTGCGGGCATGAAATCGCAGTGCAGGCGCCTTCGGACATCAGTACTGTCGACTTTGGAAAATGACACTCGTTCCCGGTACAGGAAGCCCATAGGCATACGGCCCCGCGCGCCCAACGTCACTGGGGGCGATTGAGCACGTCGCCATCACAAGTCAGATCGGCGCCGGTTCGAATCGGGAGCACTTCGAGACCCGGCGTTCGCATGAGCTCGTGGATGAGTGCCGCGGTTCCCGCAACGAGCGTCGAGTCGAAGTCGATCTCGGTGGCGAGCACCCACGCGTGGTCCTCGGGCCACAGGATGCTGGGCGACTGCGCCCACATTGAATCATCGACCCAGGGCACCTGGTCGGGCCACCTGACATCGGCGAAGCCGTTCGCCCCGGCCTCGAACAGAATATAGTTCCGCCCGGTGCCACCATGCAGGTCGAACCGCGGCCCTGCTGAGACCTCACGCGCCAGCAGCCCGGAGCCAGGTTCGGGCTCGCGGGGAGCGAGCCCCGGAAGTGCCTCGAACATCGACCGCGCACCGGCGATCCCTTGTCGTGCGGCCGAAGTAAGCCGTTCGGGCAGCGACGGACCGGCGGGGTGCGCAGCATCTTCATCGGTGTAGCGTGCTGGCATTCCGCCGCTTGGCTCGAACCCGAAGTGCGCTACTCCTGCCGAGCTCACCAGACCACCCCAGCCATCCCAAACGGCGGCGATGCCGGCATCCGGAGTCGCGGTGTGGCGGGCCAGAACTTCGGATGCCACCGCAAGCGAGGCGGCATCAAGATTGCCCTCGGACGTGCTGCCGTAGCGCCAACCGTCTGCGGAGATCGCCCCGTCGGCATTTCCATAGTCGCGCCGCACCAGCCGTGCATACTGCGCCTCGGGGTGCATGGTCGTGTTGAATGATGCCGCAGCCTTCGCCCACGCGACGCGCTCCGTCTCGAGCGATGCCTCGATGTCCTGGACACTGTTGAAGCATGTCGACTCGTCAACACCCCGCCACGTCTTCGTGTCTCGCGGGCGGTCGCGCTCGACGGGATGGAACACCCGCGCGTACATCTCGAAACCGCGGGGCACAATCGACAGGATGCTGCCAAACGGTTCGGCTTCCATGGGACGAAGCCACTCGCCCCGTGCGAGGTCAGGCACCCACTTGAAACTTTCTGACATGCACCCATTCTCCACCAGCGCCATCGGTGTCGTCCGCTAGCGGACGATCCGTATCGCCTTGGGCATCTGGGATCGTCAGCATCTAGCCGACCATCCGATCACCCACACTTTCGCAGGCTGTCGTTTAACGAAGCAACCCCGAAGCTAAGCCTTGATCCACCGATCCGCCCCCGGTCGTCGTCTGCTGACGACGGACGGGGGCGGTTTCGTTTTTGGGCACGGGAAGGGCGCCAGCCTCTCTGCCGGCGGGTGTTCCACGATGGTTTCCTGGTTGCGCCGCAGAGGGCTCGGTGAACGGTTCTAGGCGATTTGGGGTGGGGCGTGCACGGAAGTGAAGAGCCGTTCCCCTTCGGTTTCCCAGGGCCAATCCAGCGGAAGCCGGAGCTTGGTTTTCCTGGCACTGCGCGCGATGCGCGCCGGAACCTGGATGAGCGTGCGCCGGACCGTTGCGCTCCTGGCCTTGGCTGGCCTTGGCGAAGGTGCCGCCGGCCAGGATTCCGGTGGCGCGGGTGAGGTTGTAGGCGATGGCCGCGGCCACCAGCCAGGCACTATTGGCGCCGAAGTGCCCGGAGGGCATATGGGCCAGTGCGCTGTCCTTCAAATCTGCGTTGACCTGCTCGATGACCGCGTGTTGGCGGTGGGCCTTGTCCGCCGCGACGGTGTCCAGGACACCGTGGTCCACGGTGGTGAAGAACGCGTGGAAACGGTGGCTGTCAAAGAGGGTGCCTTGCCCGGCGGCCTTCTTCGGGTTCAGTTCCGGGATCCGGCGCACCACCAGGCGCCCGGGAACCCGTTCGGCTTTCTTGCGGGAGGTGAACGCGGTGAAGCCGGTTTCGGCGACCTCGGCGCTGGAGACCAAAACCCCGGTGGATTCGTCAAGGATCGCATCGGTGTAGTGGATGGTCTCCCAGGCATCCTCCGGGATCGTGGCGATCGCCCGCTTCACGGCCGGGTCCATGCGCACCGTCACCGAGACCTGCGCGCCCGCCTTCAAGGCCGCCGATACCGGCCCGTGGCCGTAGTAGGCGGAGTCGAAACGGCACAACACCTTCGATCCGGGTTGGCAACGTGTGAGCGTGCCCAGTGCCTCGGTGACGAACTTCTTGGCTCCGCGGGCGGAGTTGGCTGCGCCCTTGCGCAGGCGTTGGGCGGCAATGAACGGCACCGCGTCCTTCGTGGATGCTGTGGCCAGCAAGGCGTTGAGCCCGCGCACCCCGGAATATCCGTAGCCCGAGCCCTGCTTCTGGTAGCCGTGGACCTCGATGATGGTGTCATCGACGTCGAGGTAAACGTAGTCATCAGCGGCAACATCACCCAGCAGTGGGGCCTTGCGGTTCAGGCTCACCAGGAACCTGGAGGCCACGGCATCGAGCTGGCGTACGTGCCCGAAGGTGAAGGAGCGCAGGAAGGACCCCAGGGTGGAGGGGGCATAGCAGGCGGTGAAGACCTTTTTCATGGCTCCGTGCCGCAACAGGGCCATATCGTCAATGGAGTCGGCGCCGGCCACCATCCCGGCCACGAGGGAAGCAATCTTTAACCCGGGGTGGGCACCTTTGTCGGTGGGCACGCTGAGCCATTGGTCAGTCAGTTCATGCAGGCCTGAGTCCCGGGCCAGGACCATGGCCGGCAGCAACCCGGCGGTGGACACGAGGTTCGGTTCGTCGAAGGAAACTGACACGGCGGAGGGATTGTGGGAAACTTGCATCTACGAGATGTCCTTCATTTCAGGAATGTTGCTACTGTCGCAAGTTCAATTTTCCCTGATACGACGGGCATTTCGTGGTTAAAACGCCGAGCAGCTCCCAAATCTCATCGGTGGATCAAGGCTTAGTGCTGCTGGAGGAAATTCGTGCGCTACCGACTCCGCTGGAAGAGAGCATCAAATGGCGCAACCCCTACTTCGACTACAACGGCGCAGTCGTGAAGTGGTACGTAGCTAAGGCGTGGCTCAACGTCTACTTCTACAAGGGCTATCTGCTCGAGGACTCGGAAGGCTTGTTCGAGCAAACCGACGACCTCCGGATCAGGACGGTCAAGATTACCCAGGCCCGGCCGTTGGACCGGGTTTCCTTTGCTGCGCTTCTGGATGCCGCGGTCCAGCTCAACACACCGGGCGGGTAGATGGCACACCGGTGGCATGGCGTCGTACCCGGCGGCCGCGGAGGCGGATCCGCAAATTCGAAAACCTCTTGATGAGGTAATTCTGTCTCAGTAGCCGGGTTGGCTTTCCAACGGTCCCATGCCGAGAGGCTGCTAGGCTCACAAACGTGAGTCGATACCCCTGGAGACGTTTGGTGGCTTGTCTTGTTGACTGGCTGCTGGTCCTGGGATGGGTGGCTACTACTGCCGCAGTGGGGATTCCCTTGTTTCTCAGCGGCGTGACAAGAGGATTGTCGGTCGTAGCACTGAATCTCGTCGCAACACTTGTGTTGGTGGCCCCGGTGACCGTTGGCCTGGCTGTGCTCGAATCAGGCGTTCGGGAAGCAACTATTGGCAAGCGCGCTCGTCAGCTGATTGTCGTCAACGTCACAACGGGCCAGCGCATATCCATGAAACGCGCACTCCTTCGCAACGCCTTGAAGATAGCCTTGCCATGGACGATTGGCCATGCAGCCGTGTATGGGATCGTCCGCACGAGCATGACAGGCTCTGTTCCGCCCGCTATCTGGGTTGTGACTGCAATTGCCTACGTTCTACCAATCGCATACGTGGTCTCTCTGTTCATCGGCTCAGGACGGACACCCTACGATCGAATTTCCGGCACGTCTGTTGTCATCCACACCCCCGTCTAAATCAGCGACACCGGATCAAGAAGCGCTCTCAATCTCCTGTTTCCCGCCCGCAGGACGGTCCTCTTACGATGATCGCGCACGACCTGCGATGTCGGGTTCGTCGTACACGAGCGCCTGTCACAGATTGGTCCGGCTGGCGTTGGGCCGTATGCGGTGGACAGCCATCGGTTCGAACGGCACGATTAAGGGACATCGACGACTGGAGAAGCCCATGCACGTCATCCGCGTGACGATTGACCTCACGGTACCCGACATAAAGGAGGCGAGGGCCTTCTACGCGGACTACCTCGGGCTCGACGGGGAGGACTTGGGCCTCGACTGGGTCACCCGCTTTATCGTGCCCGGCTCCGGGGAGCACATCCAGCTCGTATCCCGAGATGCGACGGCGTCCGAGAATCCACTGCTCACCTTCAAAGTCGATGATGTCGACGACGCCTACGCTGAGGCCCGTCGACGCGGCTACGAGGTTGTTCATCCCCTGACCACAGAGCCGTGGGGCATTCGCCGGTTCTTCGTCCGCGCACCCGACGGGACGGTGCTAAACATCGCCCAGCACCGCGACCACTAAGATCGCCCAGCACCGCTGGCGACACCAGCTATCCCGACCACGGCTTAACTGGCGTCTCGGACTCGACGACGGGCTCAGCCGACCGCACCCGGACCCGTTGCAGATCCCCCGCAGGGCTCGGCGAACCATCCCGCAGAGGGTTCCCCTCTGGAACTGCCATTGTGCGACTTTTCGGCCCCAGCGCGCGCATGAGTCCACGGGCCGGTCTCTGACCGGCTTGCGGGGCACTCTGAAATGCCTATCCGGACGGACCCCTTACGGGTGCTTCCCGGCGGCCTGCTCATCACTATGAAAATCGACCGCCATGGAACCCATTCAACAGTCCGCTGACTCCTTAGCGTGAATTTCCGGGCAATTCTTCCCCAGACCCCAATACCTCAAATCCATATCGACGCGGGAGCGGGGAATACCCCCGCAGAATCACCGCGCATCACCCCATCGGCAGGACGCGCACACCCAGCGCGTACTCGACTCCGGCCTCTCGACCTGTATTTGTCAGCAGACCGGTGAGCAGTTCCCGTGCCGATACATGATCGGGCAAAGCCGAAAGATAGACCTCGTGCGCATTGAGTGAGGCGATGCCCATTTCCAAGGACTTCTCGCTCACGGGAATGGCGTGGGTGTTTTCCGTCCCGGTGACCAACAGCCATGAAACCGCCCAGGCCCCCGGATCGCTTTCCGCCTCGTCAGGGCGGAACAGCCACGGATTATCGGCATCTCGGATCGCATCAATCACGCCAAGTCCCGCTGCCCTGTGATCAGCATGGTTGAGCCCCCACGGCACCTCCAACTCCCACGTCATGGTCAATACGGCATCCGGTTTGAACCTGCGGATCTGGTGGGTTATATGAGCCCTTACTTCAAGGTCTGCTTCCAACAGGCCATCGGGCAAATCCAAGATGGTGAGATCCGAAACCCCGACGATTTCACAGGCCCGGCGTTGTTCTTCAGCGCGCAGGGGGCCCACCGTGCGCGGATCCATTCCGCGGATGCCTGCCTCTCCCGACGTCAGGAGAAGGTATCCCACCTCGATCCCGCGTGAGCGCCATTCGGCTACGGCAGCCGACGCCCCATATTCCATATCGTCAGGATGGGCCACCACGCATAGAACACGTTGAATTTCTGAATCGTTCAGGTACGGAAGCACTGCGGCTCTCTCTCCATCTGATGAACTTGCGGAATTGCCATTGATGGGTCGAGTGTAGGGGAACATGGCCGGAATTTCACCGCTGGTACGGCTCGGCTGAGCGCAAACCCAGACAGGGGACATCGGCCCCCGGCACCCAAGCCGTTCCGGATCACCCGGACCGGTTTTGGCATGCTGCCAACCGATGCACCGTTGCAGCGGAGAAGGCACTGTCGGCGACGGGGCCGTGTCGAGGCACTGCTCCATGGGGAAACTTCCGGAGAGCGCCGTTTCACCGCCCCCGGAACATCGCCCATGCCGCGATACGGCTAGGACGACGTTACGGGTCGGGCCGGCCCGTCTCCCGGGCGCCTAGGCCTGGCCCCGGCGCAGCAACTGTCCATGCGGGGTCTGGAAATCCACTTCCGCTCCACGCACGAACGTCCGGCGCACCTTCCCTGCCAGCGCCTTGCCCTGGTAGGGCGAAATCGGGTTGCGGTGGTGTAGCGCATCGACATCGACCACGTAGCTTTCTTCCGGCGCGAAGACCGAGAAGTCTGCGTCGTAGCCCAGCGCAATGTGCCCCTTGTGGGAGAGCCGCGCCAGTTCGGCCGGCTTGTGCGCCATCCAGGAGAGCACTTGCTCCAAGGCGATGCCGCGGCGCTTGGCCTCCGTCCAGATCAGCGAGAGGCCCAGCTGAAGCGAGGCTACCCCGCCCCAGGCCACGCCGAAATCGCCGTTTTCCAGGTCCTTCAGATCCAGTGTGGAGGGCGAATGGTCCGAGACGATGCAGTCGATGACTCCATCGGCGAGACCCTTCCACAGCAGTTCGCGGTTGGAGGCCTCGCGGATCGGCGGGCAGCATTTGTATGCGGTGGCCCCGTTCGGGATCTCCTCCGCCAGCAGGGTGAGGTAGTGCGGGCAGGTTTCCACGCTCAACTTCACCCCGTCTCGCTTGGCACTGGCGATCATCGCCAACGCGTCGGAGGAGGACAGATGCAGGATGTGCGCCCGAGCACCGGTCCAGCGGGCACGTTCGATGACCTCGGCAATGGCCACGTTTTCGGCCCCACGGGGACGGGAGGCCAGGAATCTTCCGTACTGGTCGCCCTCCGCGTTCGGTGCCCGGTCGATGGCCCGCGAATCCTCGGCATGGACCAGCATCACTGAATCGAATTGGCGTAGTTCGGCCATGTCCGCTTCCATCTCGTCCGGCTCCAGGTAGGGGAATTCATCGACACCCGAGTGCAACAGGAAGCACTTGAAACCGAACACCCCCTCGTCGTGCAGCTCGCGGAGGTCCTTCTGGTTCCCCGGGATCGCTCCGCCCCAGAAACCGACATCGACAAAGGCCTGGGTTTCGGCGGCGGCGCGCTTCAACGCAAGCGCCGCGACGTCGACCGTCGGCGGGATCGAATTCAGCGGCATGTCCACGATGGTGGTCACCCCTCCAGCGGCGGCGGCCCGGGTCGCCGAGGCGAAACCCTCCCATTCGGTCCGTCCGGGCTCGTTGACGTGTACGTGAGTGTCCACCAGGCCCGGAATCATGACCTCATCCGGGGCAAGTTCGACGTATTCGCGTCCCTGCAGTCCGTTTCCTAGGGGTTCGATGGCGATGACCCGGCCATTGCTGATGCCTACCTCGCGCCCGACGATCCCGGCGCCGGTGAGCACTCGCGCACCGCTGATAACCAGGTCGTAGACGATCCGCGTTTCGGCGTCCTGGCCCTGCGCCGACTGCTGCCCCGCGCTGGTTTCCGTTGTATTGCTCATGCGCTGATTCCTCCTTGATTCGTTGTGACCATCATCTCTCCTTCCAGCAGCCCGCGGGCAATCACGGCTCCGGCCTCGGCCACGAGCCGTGCAGCATCCGCCATGCACACCACGGGATCCGGTTCCAGCGAAGTCAGGGATACCACCTGGCCGAAGCCAGCCCCGCGGGTCTGGTCCTCGTCGAGCAGGCTGCGCCCGCATACCGCATGTGCGGGGATTCCCGCGGCGGTAGCCACGCTGGCGACCCCGACCGGCGCCTTGCCGGCGAGGCTTTGCAGGTCGAGGCTTCCCTCGCCGGTAATGACGGCGGCGGCCCCGGCCAATGCTGCATGCAGCCCGGTCAACTCAAGGACCACGTCGATGCCGCGGCGGCGTTCTGCCCCGAGCACAGCCAGCGCGGCGAACCCGGCCCCACCGGCTGCACCGGCACCGGGCAGAACCGCGGCCGCCCGCGCCCGGCCCTCCCCCAAAGCAACATCCAGGACGGACACCCAATGCTCAAGTCCTGATTCCAGGGTGGTCACTTCGGCGGGCCCGGCACCCTTTTGCGGCCCGAATACCGCAGCTGCCCCGTTCGTACCCAGCAACGGATTGTCCACGTCGGCGGCCAGCACGAATTCGGTCAGTTCCAGGCGGGGGTCCATCCCGGCGAGATCAACCTCGTGGATCAGCCCCAACCCGCCGCCGCCCTGGGGTACCGGGTTCCCGGCGAGGTCCAGCAGGCGCGCCCCCAACCCCCGCAGGAGGCCGGCCCCGCCATCGGTGCAGGCACTTCCCCCCACGCCGAGCACGATGCGCCGGGCCCCGGTGTCTAGGGCAGCGGCAATCAGCTGCCCGGCGCCCAGGCTGGTGGAGCCCAGCGCATCGAGCGCGCCACCGGGCAAGAGATCCAGCCCGGAGGCGGCCGCCAGTTCGATGACGGCGCTGGCGCCGTCGATCGCGATCGCCGCTTCAAGGTCACGGCCGGTGGGCCCTGTCACCGTATGCCTGGATTCCCTGTGGCCGGCCTCGAGCGCCGCCGCCAAGGTGCCTTCGCCGCCATCTGCAACCGGGATGAGCACGGTACGGGCATCTGGAAGCACACGCTCGATGCCCTCGCGCAAGGCCCGGGCCACTTCGGCCCCGGTGAGTGAACCCTTGAACTTGTCCGGGGCGATTACGATCAACATGGCCGCAAGCCTAGGCGTTCACGGTGGCCACGGTCAGCGGCGTGATGGCGGTCGGGGCGTCCGCGGCCACCAGGGCAAGGTCCTCGAACTCATTGATGTTATCCAGCTCGGTGCCCATGGAAATATTGGTCACTCGTTCCAGGATGACCTCGACCACGACCGGCACCTGGTGCTCCGCCGCCAGTGCTCCGGCGCGGGCGAAGCCGGCGGCCAGATCGGCCGGGTCCTCGACCCGCACGGCCTTGCAGCCCAGGCCCTCGGCGACCTTGACGTGGTCCACTCCGTAGCCGTTGGTTTCCGGGGAGTTGATGTTTTCGAAGCCGAGCTGGACATGGTAGTCCATCTCGAAGCCGCGCTGGGCCTGGCGAATCAGGCCCAGGTAGGAGTTGTTGACGACGACATGGATGTAGGGCAGTTTGAACTGCGCACCAACGGCCAGTTCCTCGAGCATGAACTGGAAATCGTAGTCGCCGGAGAGCGCAACGACTGTTTCCCCGGGCTTGCCGCGCACCACGCCCAGAGCTGCGGGACCAGTCCAGCCCAGCGGGCCGGCCTGTCCGGCATTGATCCAACGGCGCGGACCGTAGACGTGCAGCATCTGCGCGCCGGCGATCTGGGACAGCCCAATGGTGGAGACATAGGTGGTATCCGGGCCGAAGGCCGCATTCATTTCCTGGTACACGCGCTGCGGCTTGATCGGAATGTTATCGAAGTTGGTCTTGCGGTGGCCCTCCCCCTTGCGGGCGGTGGTGACGTCGGCCCAACCGGAGTAGTCCTTCAGGGAACCGGCCGCCTGGCGTTCGGCCGCGACCTCGATCAGGATCTCCAGCGCGGCCTTCGCATCGGAGACGACGCCGAAGTGCGGGGAGAAAACCCGACCGATCTGGGTCGGTTCGATGTCCACGTGCACGAACGTGCGTCCGGCGGTGTAGGTGTCAAGCCCACCGGTGTGGCGGTTTGCCCAGCGGTTGCCCAGGCCCAGGACGAAGTCCGAGTCCAGGAAGTTCGCGTTGCCGTAGCGGTGGTGGGTCTGCAGCCCGACCATGCCGGCCATCAGCCGGTGGTCGTCCGGGATCGTCCCCCAGCCCATCAGCGTCGGGATCACCGGCACGTTGAGCAGTTCGGCCAGCTCGACCAGCTGTGCGGAGGCATCGGCATTGATGATGCCACCACCGGCGACAATGACCGGGTGTTCGCTGGCGCTCAGCAGGTCCAGGATCTTCTCGGCCTGGCGGCGGGTGGCCCTCGGCTTCTCGACGGCCAGCGGCTCGTAGGCTTCGATGTCGAACTCGATGACTGCCTGTTGCACGTCGATGGGCAGGTCGATCAGCACGGGGCCCGGGCGGCCCGAGCGCATGAGCTGGAACGCCTTCTGGAAGGTGCCCGGAACCTGACCCGGTTCCATGACAGTCACGGCCATCTTGGTCAGCGGTTTGGCAATCGATTCGATGTCCACGGCCTGGAAATCTTCCTTGTGCAGCTTCGCCACCGGGGCCTGACCGGTGATGCACAGGATCGGGATGGAGTCGGCGAACGCCGCGTAGAGCCCGGTGATCATGTCGGTGCCGGCCGGACCCGAGGTGCCCAGGCAGAGCCCGATGTTCCCGGCAGCGGAACGCGAGTAGCCGTCGGCCATATGCGAGGCGCCCTCGACGTGTCGGGCCAGGGTGTGGCGGATCCCGCCGTG
This genomic interval carries:
- a CDS encoding DUF1801 domain-containing protein, with the protein product MDQGLVLLEEIRALPTPLEESIKWRNPYFDYNGAVVKWYVAKAWLNVYFYKGYLLEDSEGLFEQTDDLRIRTVKITQARPLDRVSFAALLDAAVQLNTPGG
- a CDS encoding RDD family protein; translated protein: MSRYPWRRLVACLVDWLLVLGWVATTAAVGIPLFLSGVTRGLSVVALNLVATLVLVAPVTVGLAVLESGVREATIGKRARQLIVVNVTTGQRISMKRALLRNALKIALPWTIGHAAVYGIVRTSMTGSVPPAIWVVTAIAYVLPIAYVVSLFIGSGRTPYDRISGTSVVIHTPV
- the allB gene encoding allantoinase AllB, which gives rise to MSNTTETSAGQQSAQGQDAETRIVYDLVISGARVLTGAGIVGREVGISNGRVIAIEPLGNGLQGREYVELAPDEVMIPGLVDTHVHVNEPGRTEWEGFASATRAAAAGGVTTIVDMPLNSIPPTVDVAALALKRAAAETQAFVDVGFWGGAIPGNQKDLRELHDEGVFGFKCFLLHSGVDEFPYLEPDEMEADMAELRQFDSVMLVHAEDSRAIDRAPNAEGDQYGRFLASRPRGAENVAIAEVIERARWTGARAHILHLSSSDALAMIASAKRDGVKLSVETCPHYLTLLAEEIPNGATAYKCCPPIREASNRELLWKGLADGVIDCIVSDHSPSTLDLKDLENGDFGVAWGGVASLQLGLSLIWTEAKRRGIALEQVLSWMAHKPAELARLSHKGHIALGYDADFSVFAPEESYVVDVDALHHRNPISPYQGKALAGKVRRTFVRGAEVDFQTPHGQLLRRGQA
- a CDS encoding VOC family protein, which translates into the protein MHVIRVTIDLTVPDIKEARAFYADYLGLDGEDLGLDWVTRFIVPGSGEHIQLVSRDATASENPLLTFKVDDVDDAYAEARRRGYEVVHPLTTEPWGIRRFFVRAPDGTVLNIAQHRDH
- the gcl gene encoding glyoxylate carboligase translates to MTQMRTVDAAVLILEKEGATEAFGLPGAAINPFYSAMRAHGGIRHTLARHVEGASHMADGYSRSAAGNIGLCLGTSGPAGTDMITGLYAAFADSIPILCITGQAPVAKLHKEDFQAVDIESIAKPLTKMAVTVMEPGQVPGTFQKAFQLMRSGRPGPVLIDLPIDVQQAVIEFDIEAYEPLAVEKPRATRRQAEKILDLLSASEHPVIVAGGGIINADASAQLVELAELLNVPVIPTLMGWGTIPDDHRLMAGMVGLQTHHRYGNANFLDSDFVLGLGNRWANRHTGGLDTYTAGRTFVHVDIEPTQIGRVFSPHFGVVSDAKAALEILIEVAAERQAAGSLKDYSGWADVTTARKGEGHRKTNFDNIPIKPQRVYQEMNAAFGPDTTYVSTIGLSQIAGAQMLHVYGPRRWINAGQAGPLGWTGPAALGVVRGKPGETVVALSGDYDFQFMLEELAVGAQFKLPYIHVVVNNSYLGLIRQAQRGFEMDYHVQLGFENINSPETNGYGVDHVKVAEGLGCKAVRVEDPADLAAGFARAGALAAEHQVPVVVEVILERVTNISMGTELDNINEFEDLALVAADAPTAITPLTVATVNA
- a CDS encoding glycerate kinase, which gives rise to MLIVIAPDKFKGSLTGAEVARALREGIERVLPDARTVLIPVADGGEGTLAAALEAGHRESRHTVTGPTGRDLEAAIAIDGASAVIELAAASGLDLLPGGALDALGSTSLGAGQLIAAALDTGARRIVLGVGGSACTDGGAGLLRGLGARLLDLAGNPVPQGGGGLGLIHEVDLAGMDPRLELTEFVLAADVDNPLLGTNGAAAVFGPQKGAGPAEVTTLESGLEHWVSVLDVALGEGRARAAAVLPGAGAAGGAGFAALAVLGAERRRGIDVVLELTGLHAALAGAAAVITGEGSLDLQSLAGKAPVGVASVATAAGIPAHAVCGRSLLDEDQTRGAGFGQVVSLTSLEPDPVVCMADAARLVAEAGAVIARGLLEGEMMVTTNQGGISA
- a CDS encoding PIG-L deacetylase family protein, with the protein product MLPYLNDSEIQRVLCVVAHPDDMEYGASAAVAEWRSRGIEVGYLLLTSGEAGIRGMDPRTVGPLRAEEQRRACEIVGVSDLTILDLPDGLLEADLEVRAHITHQIRRFKPDAVLTMTWELEVPWGLNHADHRAAGLGVIDAIRDADNPWLFRPDEAESDPGAWAVSWLLVTGTENTHAIPVSEKSLEMGIASLNAHEVYLSALPDHVSARELLTGLLTNTGREAGVEYALGVRVLPMG